The proteins below come from a single Plantactinospora sp. KBS50 genomic window:
- a CDS encoding endo alpha-1,4 polygalactosaminidase, which produces MDGYRWQTGFPLSEDDQLTYDRRLAELARSLSMSPGLVGDLPQAAALAPDFDFAVNAECVRYGECDPLRAFTAAGKPVLHAEYDETDVDFCPLTAELGFASIRKHRWLDAWREPCPSGPGPEPVPDGDGDGPGLEPADGSPGLEPADGEPGPGGDGDGPGVPQRPARLVSATPTGGRLHADPAGRGSTPGDQPAQHPRSAQLPDPSSMPDRLNPRAATAADGPRRSVGTAPGSNTFFRAIPESHKNDSPV; this is translated from the coding sequence GTGGACGGCTACCGGTGGCAGACCGGATTTCCGCTGAGCGAGGACGATCAGCTCACGTACGACCGGCGGCTCGCCGAGTTGGCCCGGTCACTGAGCATGTCTCCCGGGCTGGTCGGCGACCTGCCGCAGGCCGCCGCGCTGGCTCCCGACTTCGACTTCGCGGTCAACGCCGAGTGCGTCCGGTACGGCGAGTGCGACCCGTTGCGGGCGTTCACCGCCGCCGGCAAGCCGGTGCTGCACGCCGAGTACGACGAGACCGACGTCGACTTCTGCCCGCTCACCGCCGAACTCGGCTTCGCCTCGATCCGCAAGCACCGCTGGCTGGACGCGTGGCGCGAGCCGTGCCCGTCCGGCCCCGGGCCGGAGCCGGTCCCGGACGGGGACGGCGACGGGCCGGGACTGGAGCCGGCCGACGGCAGCCCCGGGCTGGAGCCGGCCGACGGCGAGCCGGGGCCGGGCGGCGACGGCGACGGGCCGGGCGTCCCCCAACGCCCGGCCCGTCTGGTGTCCGCCACCCCCACGGGCGGACGTCTGCACGCTGACCCGGCCGGCCGTGGCTCCACCCCCGGCGACCAACCGGCTCAACACCCCCGATCGGCTCAGCTTCCTGATCCGTCCAGCATGCCCGACCGGCTCAACCCCCGAGCGGCCACGGCCGCGGACGGACCGCGGCGATCCGTAGGCACCGCGCCAGGATCGAACACATTTTTTCGAGCTATACCGGAGAGTCATAAAAATGACTCTCCGGTATAG
- a CDS encoding endo alpha-1,4 polygalactosaminidase, which translates to MARRPLARLAVAVLLPPLTGCGLAGCGLAGGPPAPRPWPSATPLSWQWQLSGEPDATVAAQVFVLDPFTSTLEVTGQLAPRRLFGPYRRLVCHLDAGRYEPTRPDAERFPPEIIGAGSPDTGDDGGAPPADGARWLDIRRWDLLRPVLADRLRLCLSKRFDAVAFAGWTATGGRPDFR; encoded by the coding sequence ATGGCGCGCCGCCCGCTCGCCCGTCTCGCGGTGGCCGTGCTGCTGCCACCGCTGACCGGTTGCGGCCTGGCCGGCTGCGGGCTGGCCGGCGGGCCACCCGCACCCCGACCCTGGCCCAGCGCGACACCGCTGAGCTGGCAGTGGCAGCTCAGCGGGGAACCGGACGCCACGGTCGCCGCCCAGGTGTTCGTGCTCGACCCGTTCACCAGCACCCTTGAGGTGACCGGCCAGCTGGCGCCACGACGCCTGTTCGGGCCGTACCGCCGGCTGGTGTGCCACCTCGACGCCGGACGGTACGAGCCGACCCGGCCGGACGCCGAACGGTTCCCGCCGGAAATTATCGGCGCAGGCTCGCCGGACACCGGCGACGACGGCGGGGCGCCGCCGGCCGACGGCGCCCGCTGGCTCGACATCCGCCGCTGGGACCTGCTGCGGCCCGTCCTGGCCGACCGGCTCCGGCTCTGCCTCAGCAAGCGGTTCGACGCGGTGGCCTTCGCGGGGTGGACGGCTACCGGTGGCAGACCGGATTTCCGCTGA
- a CDS encoding CAP domain-containing protein encodes MDGWNDPIDPHRGYRRTADQPASESWYDSGHHSDDPADRYPYRSPEPPRAAGGPYERSDDWSDTRSWNTDRHETPDRYAGSAGAGSAGAGSAGQAWPDETAGWAGVPHDPNGTAGYAAADGYDRHGGYDQRGTYDQRDGYDRQDGYDRRDGFAGYGDHAGYGDADPPAGPSARPAAAGGSAWRDMGHGAGGPEREPEKRRRLPRPALLAGAAATATLAVMIGVGAMALNSDSGQEARTNAAAGDASVATDGPELTDDDTPPLGYDDETDESGSPSPSPSATSAAAPAPTRKAAAAAPPRPSQSRTTRASSSPAATSSSASNAFASEEQQVIALVNQERAKAGCGNLVADSALMTAARLHSQDQAAHNNMSHNGSDGSTFDQRINRAGYSGRTLGENVAYGYPTPAAVMDGWMNSEGHRANILNCSFKDIGVGIARGSDKALYWTQDFGG; translated from the coding sequence GTGGACGGGTGGAACGACCCGATCGATCCCCACCGGGGCTACCGGCGGACGGCGGACCAGCCGGCCAGCGAGTCGTGGTACGACTCGGGCCACCACTCGGACGACCCGGCGGACCGGTACCCGTACCGGTCGCCGGAGCCGCCGCGGGCCGCGGGCGGGCCTTACGAGCGGTCCGACGACTGGTCCGACACCCGCTCCTGGAACACCGACCGGCACGAGACACCCGACCGGTACGCCGGGTCCGCGGGCGCCGGGTCCGCGGGCGCCGGGTCCGCGGGCCAGGCCTGGCCCGACGAGACGGCCGGCTGGGCGGGCGTGCCGCACGACCCCAACGGTACGGCGGGGTACGCGGCCGCCGACGGGTACGACCGGCACGGCGGGTACGACCAGCGTGGCACCTACGACCAGCGCGACGGATACGACCGGCAGGACGGATACGACCGGCGCGACGGGTTTGCCGGGTACGGCGATCATGCCGGGTACGGCGACGCCGACCCGCCGGCCGGCCCGTCGGCGCGGCCCGCGGCGGCCGGCGGTTCGGCCTGGCGTGACATGGGACACGGCGCCGGCGGACCGGAGCGGGAGCCGGAGAAGCGGCGCCGGTTGCCCCGCCCCGCACTGCTGGCCGGCGCGGCGGCCACCGCCACGCTCGCCGTGATGATCGGCGTCGGCGCGATGGCGCTCAACTCCGACTCCGGGCAGGAGGCCCGGACGAACGCCGCGGCCGGCGACGCATCGGTTGCCACCGACGGCCCCGAGCTGACCGACGACGACACCCCGCCGCTGGGCTACGACGACGAGACGGACGAGTCCGGCTCCCCCTCGCCCTCCCCCAGCGCCACCTCGGCCGCCGCCCCCGCACCGACCCGCAAGGCCGCGGCCGCGGCGCCCCCGCGGCCCAGCCAGAGCCGCACGACCCGCGCGAGTTCCAGCCCCGCGGCGACCTCCAGCTCGGCCTCGAACGCGTTCGCCAGCGAGGAACAGCAGGTGATCGCGCTGGTGAACCAGGAGCGGGCCAAGGCCGGCTGCGGCAACCTCGTCGCCGACTCGGCGTTGATGACCGCCGCCCGACTGCACAGCCAGGACCAGGCCGCGCACAACAACATGTCGCACAACGGCAGCGACGGCAGCACCTTCGACCAGCGGATCAACCGGGCCGGCTACTCGGGCCGCACGCTCGGGGAGAACGTCGCGTACGGCTACCCCACCCCGGCCGCCGTGATGGACGGTTGGATGAACAGCGAAGGGCACCGGGCCAACATCCTGAACTGCTCGTTCAAGGACATCGGGGTGGGCATCGCCCGGGGCAGCGACAAGGCGCTGTACTGGACCCAGGACTTCGGCGGCTGA